A genomic stretch from Planctomycetota bacterium includes:
- a CDS encoding nucleotidyltransferase domain-containing protein — protein sequence MGAIEKAAMDQLKLLISERLPLRQMVLFGSRARGDADPDSDFDVLVVIDGPADRSARETVSDCAWETGLDHGIVIAPIVVCRDEWENGPERYSLLAEAIRAEGVPV from the coding sequence GTGGGTGCAATCGAGAAGGCGGCCATGGACCAGCTCAAGCTCCTCATCTCCGAGCGGCTTCCCCTCCGCCAGATGGTCCTCTTCGGCTCACGGGCGCGTGGGGACGCTGACCCCGACTCCGACTTCGATGTCCTCGTAGTGATTGATGGCCCTGCCGACAGGTCGGCCAGGGAAACGGTGAGCGATTGCGCCTGGGAGACGGGCCTGGACCACGGTATCGTCATCGCCCCTATCGTGGTCTGCCGCGACGAGTGGGAGAACGGCCCGGAGCGCTACTCCCTGCTGGCCGAAGCCATCCGCGCCGAGGGCGTCCCTGTATGA
- a CDS encoding sugar phosphate isomerase/epimerase: MKLGVLTAAFGSMPFEDMLDRVKAMGLGAVELPASAYGTSPHCPVDDLLKSASLRKRWLDAVKSRGLLISSLSCHGNPLHPDPAYAANSHAALHKGIILAEKLGLDRVNGFSGCPGDQTGKSRVPNWVTCPWPPDFLELVTWQWEKKAIPYWTKMAKFAADHGVKIGFEMHPGFLVYNPETLLRVRAECGKALGANFDPSHLFWQGIDPIEAVRALAGCIWHVHAKDCRVEPAVARVNGVLDTKHYGDEFNRAWVFRTCGYGHGESFWRDFVSALRLSGYDHVLSIEHEDSLMTTDEGIAKAAEFLRGILIQEPKPRSMHWA, translated from the coding sequence ATGAAACTTGGCGTGTTGACGGCGGCGTTCGGGAGCATGCCCTTCGAGGACATGCTCGACCGCGTGAAGGCGATGGGCCTGGGGGCCGTAGAACTCCCCGCCAGCGCCTACGGCACATCCCCCCATTGCCCCGTGGACGATCTGCTCAAGAGCGCCTCGCTCCGCAAGCGCTGGCTCGATGCCGTCAAGAGTCGCGGCCTCCTCATCTCCAGCCTCTCCTGTCACGGCAACCCGCTCCACCCCGACCCCGCCTATGCCGCCAACAGCCACGCCGCGCTCCACAAGGGCATCATCCTCGCCGAGAAGCTGGGACTCGACCGTGTGAACGGCTTCTCCGGCTGCCCAGGCGACCAGACGGGCAAGAGCCGCGTGCCCAACTGGGTCACGTGCCCCTGGCCCCCGGACTTCCTCGAGCTCGTCACTTGGCAGTGGGAGAAGAAGGCCATCCCCTACTGGACGAAGATGGCGAAGTTCGCCGCCGACCACGGCGTGAAGATCGGCTTCGAAATGCACCCCGGCTTCCTCGTCTACAACCCCGAGACGCTGCTGCGCGTGCGCGCCGAGTGCGGCAAGGCCCTTGGGGCGAACTTCGACCCGTCCCACCTCTTCTGGCAGGGCATTGACCCCATCGAGGCCGTCCGCGCCCTCGCGGGCTGCATCTGGCACGTCCACGCCAAGGACTGCCGCGTGGAGCCCGCCGTCGCGCGCGTGAATGGCGTGCTCGACACCAAGCATTACGGCGACGAGTTCAACCGTGCCTGGGTTTTCCGCACCTGCGGCTACGGACACGGGGAGAGCTTCTGGCGCGACTTCGTTTCGGCCCTGCGCCTCAGCGGCTACGACCACGTGCTCTCCATCGAGCACGAAGACAGCCTCATGACCACGGACGAAGGCATCGCCAAAGCCGCCGAGTTCCTCAGAGGCATCCTCATCCAGGAGCCGAAGCCCAGATCAATGCACTGGGCATAG
- a CDS encoding sugar phosphate isomerase/epimerase family protein: MSRPITLFTGQWADLPLAKLAEMAKGWGYDGLELACWGDHFDVDKALSDEKYCQTRHDILGQFGLKVFAISTHLVGQAICDVIDERHKRILPPDVWGDGNGPKVQERAAQKLIATAKAAKKLGVKVVNGFTGSSIWPKIYAFPPTTPEEYEAGFADFAARFTPILNEFKKLGVRFALEVHPTEIAFDLFSAKKAVAAVKGHPAFGFNFDPSHLAWQLVDPVEFLREFPDRIFHTHMKDVYVDLEPGRAGILGSHLGFGDANRRWDFRSLGHGVVNFPAILRTLNAIGYAGPLSVEWEDPHMAREHGAAESVAFLRKIQFPSAAAAFDKAFEK; the protein is encoded by the coding sequence ATGTCGCGACCAATCACGCTGTTCACCGGCCAATGGGCGGACCTGCCGCTGGCGAAGCTGGCCGAAATGGCCAAGGGCTGGGGCTACGATGGCCTGGAACTGGCCTGCTGGGGCGATCACTTCGACGTAGACAAGGCCCTCAGCGACGAGAAGTACTGCCAGACCCGCCACGACATCCTCGGCCAGTTCGGCCTCAAGGTCTTCGCCATCTCCACCCATCTCGTCGGCCAGGCCATTTGCGACGTGATTGACGAGCGCCACAAGCGCATCCTGCCGCCCGACGTGTGGGGCGACGGCAACGGCCCCAAGGTCCAGGAGCGCGCCGCCCAGAAGCTCATCGCCACCGCCAAGGCCGCCAAGAAGCTCGGCGTCAAGGTCGTCAACGGCTTCACCGGCTCAAGCATCTGGCCCAAGATTTACGCTTTCCCGCCCACCACGCCCGAGGAGTACGAGGCCGGCTTCGCCGACTTTGCCGCCCGCTTCACCCCCATCCTCAACGAGTTCAAGAAGCTGGGCGTCCGCTTCGCCCTCGAGGTGCACCCGACCGAGATCGCCTTCGACCTCTTCAGCGCGAAGAAGGCCGTTGCCGCTGTCAAGGGTCACCCCGCCTTTGGCTTCAACTTCGACCCCAGCCACCTCGCCTGGCAACTCGTGGACCCCGTGGAGTTCCTGCGCGAGTTCCCCGACCGCATCTTCCACACGCACATGAAGGACGTCTACGTGGACCTGGAGCCTGGCCGCGCCGGCATCCTCGGCTCGCACCTGGGCTTCGGCGACGCCAATCGCCGCTGGGACTTCCGCTCCCTCGGCCACGGCGTCGTCAACTTCCCCGCCATCCTCCGCACCCTCAACGCCATTGGATACGCCGGGCCGCTGAGCGTCGAGTGGGAGGACCCGCACATGGCCCGCGAGCACGGGGCCGCCGAGAGTGTGGCCTTCCTCCGCAAGATTCAGTTCCCAAGCGCCGCCGCGGCCTTCGACAAGGCGTTTGAGAAGTAG
- a CDS encoding P-loop NTPase produces the protein MKLAISGKGGVGKTTLAAVLARLFAEDGQSVIAIDADLDSSLASALGVPNAGKLVPIAEMADLIAERTETKKKGYGKLFKLNPTVTDIPEKYSVVHRGVRLMVLGAPDKSGGAGCACPENVFLRTLTSHLALQRNETLILDMEAGTEHLGRATCEAMDAMLVVVEPGRRSAALARHVRQMARDVGIKRVFLVANKVRSPQDLAALRDALPADVPLLGAISFDDALMTADLEGRPVDSVGGKLFDEVRAIRSELLRQLRK, from the coding sequence GTGAAGTTGGCGATCAGCGGCAAAGGCGGCGTCGGCAAGACGACCCTCGCGGCCGTTCTTGCCCGCCTATTTGCCGAGGACGGCCAGTCGGTCATCGCCATTGACGCCGACCTGGATTCCAGCCTGGCCTCTGCCCTGGGGGTGCCGAACGCGGGGAAACTCGTCCCCATCGCCGAAATGGCCGACCTGATCGCCGAGCGCACCGAGACGAAGAAGAAGGGCTACGGCAAGCTCTTCAAGCTCAACCCCACGGTCACCGATATCCCCGAGAAGTACAGCGTCGTGCATAGGGGGGTGCGCCTGATGGTGCTCGGCGCGCCCGACAAGAGCGGCGGCGCCGGCTGCGCCTGCCCCGAGAACGTCTTCCTGCGCACCCTCACCAGCCACCTGGCCCTTCAACGGAATGAGACGCTCATCCTCGACATGGAGGCCGGCACCGAGCACCTGGGCCGCGCCACGTGCGAGGCGATGGACGCGATGCTCGTGGTGGTGGAGCCCGGCCGCCGCAGCGCGGCCCTGGCGCGCCACGTGCGGCAAATGGCCCGGGATGTGGGGATCAAGCGCGTGTTCCTCGTGGCCAACAAGGTGCGCTCGCCGCAGGACCTGGCGGCTTTGCGCGACGCCCTGCCCGCGGACGTGCCACTGCTGGGCGCCATCAGCTTCGATGACGCCCTGATGACCGCCGACCTCGAGGGCCGGCCCGTGGACTCGGTGGGCGGCAAGCTGTTCGACGAGGTGAGAGCCATCCGCAGCGAGTTGCTGCGGCAACTGAGAAAGTAG
- a CDS encoding HEPN domain-containing protein gives MRYRLDQARTALADAKCLLDGSGSPQSIINRSYYAMFYAVLALLQRTGTVPSRHTGVIGLFDSEFIRTGVLPRDLSRHLHRAFDARQAADYRFANPIEPAEARDAWGKASRFVEAIAAHLGAGK, from the coding sequence GTGAGGTACCGCCTTGACCAGGCACGAACCGCGCTCGCCGACGCGAAGTGCCTCCTCGACGGCAGCGGCAGCCCCCAGAGCATCATCAACCGGTCCTACTACGCCATGTTCTACGCCGTTCTCGCGCTCCTCCAAAGGACGGGCACGGTCCCGTCCAGACACACGGGCGTCATTGGCCTGTTCGACAGCGAGTTCATCCGCACTGGAGTCCTGCCGCGCGACCTGTCACGTCATCTGCACCGAGCCTTCGATGCCCGTCAGGCCGCCGACTACCGCTTTGCGAACCCGATCGAGCCTGCCGAGGCCCGCGACGCGTGGGGGAAGGCCTCCCGGTTTGTCGAGGCGATCGCCGCGCACCTGGGCGCCGGCAAGTAA